CTGCCGTAAAATCCGGGCAGCGCAGGCAAAGCCTTACACCTATATCATCCTGCTGACCGCACAACGACGTGACAAAGATCTTATTACCGGCCTGAAAGCTGGTGCGGATGACTTCCTTACCAAACCGTTCAAACACGACGAACTAAAGATGCGTCTTCACGCCGGCAAACGGATTATCGAATTGCAGAATGAGCTGTTGGCGGTTCAAGAAGCTCTGCAGAAAAAAGCGAGTCAGGATTCACTCACCGGTTTATGGAATCATGCAGAGATTTTAGAGATCCTCCAGCGCGAGTTGTCGCGGGGAGAGCGTAACGGGATAGCGGTCAGTGTCATCATGGCTGACATTGACAATTTCAAGGGGATAAATGATACATATGGGCACCATAAGGGTGATGCCGTACTCCGTTCGACCGCCGAGAGATTACATTCTCTGATTCGTCCCTATGATTCCATCGGCCGCTACGGTGGAGACGAATTTATGATCATCCTCCCTGAGTGTTCACAAGAACGATTGGTCGATTTTGTCGACCGGCTCCATCTCTGCTTCTGTAAGGAAGGAGTAGAGATAGGAGCGAAATCGATAGCGATAACCATCAGTATCGGGGGGGCGGCAAGCGACAGTTCGGGCAATTGGGATGCCACGTCTTTGATTGTTGCCGCTGACGCAGCCCTGTACAAGGCCAAAGCGGCTGGGCGAAACTGCGGAAAGGTTGCTCTGGTCGATAAAGCCCCGAGATGATAAAGGATCCTCAACCTCAGCTGCTCAGCTTATCCCTTGAGGCTGAACAAATTCCTATAAGTCAGTTTTCCAGTACAAATAGGTGCAGCTTGCCTGTGCGGGATGAGGCCTTACTGCATGTCGTTCACCATCAATAAAGGTTTGTGGTGTTGATTCGACTTGATGTTTTTCTTGGAACGCATCGGTTTCCTCACGGGTGGTTAGGAGTTTGTTCTCGACTTCGAAATCGTTGCGCTCCAATAAACCCCTGCTTTTCAAGCCAAAGGGGCAGATATGCTCTGGGGTCGCCATACGATACAATTCGGCTTTTTACTCATAAAAAACTCCATTAAGCGAGGGTCGGAAAAAGTTCTGCGTAAATGGCATATAGTTTTTGCGACGCCATCAAATATGACCGTTATGTTAAATGTGACGGCTGCCACTCGCGGTTCACTTTCACCCGGCACTCCCCCTATCCGATTTACCGCATATAATCAGCCGCTTGCACTCGTAGCGGCGACAATTCTTTTCCGGCACGTAAATTGCGATTTAATAGCCTGGAAGCACTCACTAAACAAAGGAGAAAAACTATGCTGGGAACCATCCTGATCGTCGTCATCGTTTTGCTATTGCTGGGTGCCTTGCCCGCCTGGCCGCACAGCCGGCAGTGGGGTTACTTACCGAGTAGCGGGCTTGGCTTGATCCTCTTGATTTTTCTCACTCTGATGCTGATGGGGCGGATTTAGGCGGGGATAAGTGCTGTCGAACTCTTTATCCAAGAGGGGTAGGCCGATGGTCGATGTCATTATCAAGATGAAGGTGTCTGCGGATAAGCGCAATGAGGTTTTAACCACCATTAAGGATCTGCTGGGTTTGATTCGGCGCGAAAAGGACTGTGTAAACTGCCATTGCTATCTGGATGTCGAGGAAGAAGATGTTGTTATCTTCAAGCAGGAATGGACAACGAACGAAGCCCTTGCCAACCATCTCAAGTCCGGCCATTTCAAAGTTCTGCTCGGAGCGATGAAACTGCTTTCAATCGAGCCGGAAATCAGGATTAACACAGTCGTCGCTACGGAGGGCGTGGAGACGATAGCAGTACAGCAAGGATAGATCCAAATCGAAGCGTCACGAAACGGAAAAGAGGCCAAAACTTCAATCGTCACAGATCTAAAAGGAGATCATCATGTTCAAGATAAATCGCTTTATGGCAGCTCTGGCGTGTCTGGTTCTGATCGCTGCATTCGCGGGGTGTGCGTCCACCAGCAAACAAGAAAGTACAGGTCAATATATCGACAACTCGGTTATCACCACCAAGGTGAAAGCGGCCATCTTCAACGAACCGACGTTGAAAAGCATGCAGATCAATGTCGAATCTTTCAAAGGGGAAGTTCAGTTGAGTGGTTTTGTCAACTCGGTGCAGAACGTTAAAAAGGCTGGTGAGGTCGCAGGCGTCGTTGAGGGGGTAACCTCGGTGAAGAACAATTTGATTGTCAAATAGCGGCCAACATGACGGAGGTGTCTCGAACGCTCTGCTCAACAGAATCCGTCATATTTGAAATATCCGCCACATTTGACAGGCTGTCCCGCTGATTTTCATTTCCCGCCACCGCTTCTTTCTTCATTTCTTTCGTACAATCAAACCGTTGCACACCTGCTACCGGCAGGCATTTTCTGGCCCGTTAGTTGCGATGTGCTTTATAGCGAACCTGCACACGGGAGTTTTTTTCGTGGAAGCCAGATTCCTGTCTGGGGAGGATGTCATGAATAGACAATTGAAAGAACTGCGGCAACTTAGAGGGATCGGGGAAGTTCTCTCCCAGCGCCTCGTCGAATCCAGCTATGACCATTGTCAAGGTGGCCGCTGCAGAAGAAAAGGGGTTGGCGAGAATCGTCGGCATGAATCCACGGAAGGTTCACTCGATCCTAACCCAGGCCAGGAAGATGACCGGGGAAGCCGAGAAACAACAACTCACCTGGCTGCAGGACCGACACAGGGGCTAGGAGAACTCAGGAGATAGTCATAGACCATAAACTCTTTAAATTTGCGACCCGCTCCCAGAATGCGCCACGGCACGACCGCGAGACTGAGTTGCTGCACACAGAGCTGTTCAGCCTTGAGCAACTCAAGCGCCATGTGCTGGAACTGGCTGACCAGCATCGCTTTGATGCGCAGCCCGGACCGGACCGGCTGTTGCCGCGGCTGACCGATAATACCAAGGTTCTTCTGACGGCGTATCAGATTGTTACCGCCGCCATGCCAGGGAAACGGATTTTGCCGGCAGAAACCTGGTTGCTCGATAACTTCTATCTCATCGAACAACAGATCGCCCTGGCGCGGCGGAATTTGCCGCGTGGGTACAGTCGCCAGTTGCCCCGCCTGGTCGATGGCCCCTCAGCGGGCTTCCCCCGTGTCTATGATCTGGCATTGCAGTTGATCTCGCATATGGACGGGCGGGTCGACAGTGACAACACCACCCAGATGCTGACCGCCTACCAGAGTATTGAACCGTTGCGTCTGGGGGAACTGTGGGCATTTCCGATCATGCTGCAGTTGGCGCTGCTGGAGAACCTGAGTCGCGTCGCCTTGCGGATCGCCCAGCGTCGCGAGGACCTGGACGCAGCCAGAAAATGGGCGGACCGCATGCTCGCGACGGCGGAACTGGAACCGAAGAAGCTGATTCAGCAGCTGGCCGAATTTGCCGACGCCGATGTTCCGCTGACCGCGCCCTTTGTCGAGGAATTTTACGTCCGACTCCAGGCCCAGGGACCGGCGATGGGTTTCGTTCAGGCCTGGGTCGAACAAAAATTGCTCGAACAGGGGATGACGGCAACGCAGTTGTCCGCCGCTGCGAGTCGTACGGCTGCCGCCAATCAGATATCGATCGCCAACAGTATCTACAGCTTGCGTTTTATCGATGCGCTGGATTGGCGAGATTTCGTCGAGGCACTCAGTGTCGTTGAGCAGGCCCTGAGTGAAGATCCGCCGGGGGTCTACGCCGGACAGGACTTTACGACCCGCGACCGCTATCGGCACGTGATCGAAACTCTGGCGCGGGGCAGTTCGCACAGCGAGCTTGATGTGGCCCGTCAGGCCCTCAACCTGGCGCAGAGAGCTGCCAGTCACTCCGGTAGCAACACTCGTCGCGCCCATGTCGGATACTATTTGATCGATCGTGGTCGGCAGGATCTGGAACATGCGATCGCCTATCGAAAACCCTGGAGCCTGCGGGCCTGCCGCGGTTGTCGCCGCTTTGGACTGGCTCTTTACCTAGGCCCCATCCTGCTGTCGACCGCTTTGGCAACCGCGGGGATGCTGGTTCTTTTCGACGGGTTTGCGCTGTCTGATTGGCGCAGCTGGCTTTTTGCCGGCAGCGGGCTGGTCGCCTTCTCCGCACTGAGTGTTCCCCTGGTCAATCTCCTGGTCACCCTGGTCTCCCCACCGCGCACCCTGCCGCGGCTCGATTTTTCGACGGGGATTCCCGATGACTGCCGCACCATGGTCGTAGTCCCCACCCTCTGGAGCAAAAAAAACGAAATCGACGAGCTTCTTGAAGCTCTGGAAATCCGTTATCTCGGAAATCGCGATCCCAATCTTTTCTTTGCCCTTTTGACTGATTTTCCTGATGCGCCAGAGCAGTCGTTACCCAATGACGCCGGCTTGCTCGCTTACGCGCGCGCAGCGGTGCTGGCGCTCAATGAAACCTATCGCGAGGATCGGCCGGGAATTTTTTATCTGTTCCATCGTCCCCGGCTATGGAATCCCTACGAACGGGTGTGGATGGGATATGAACGCAAGCGAGGCAAGCTGGAGCAGTTCAATGCCTTGCTGCGTGGCGAGGCGCAATCCGCCTTTTCGGAACAGGTCGGCAATCTTGCCATCCTCGGTTCGATTCGCTACGTCATTACCCTGGACACCGACACGCAGTTGCCCCGTGACGCGGCACGGACCCTGATTGGCAACCTGGCACACCCGCTCAACCGGCCGTGTTACGATGCGGCAAAGGGACGGATCACTGAAGGCTACGCCATTCTGCAGCCCCGCGCTTCGATCAGCCTGAGCAGTGCCGGACGATCGAGGTTTGCCAAACTGTTTGCCGGCGAGGCCGGCATCGATCCCTACACCCGCGCAGTGTCGGATGTTTACCAAGATCTCTTCGGCGAGGGGTCGTTCATCGGCAAGGGGATCTATGATGTAGACGCCTTTCGTCTGGCTGTCGATGGCCGGTTTCCGGAAAATCTCATTCTCAGCCACGACCTGCTGGAAGGCGGCTATGCGCGTTCGGCGCTGGTGACCGATGTTGACCTGATCGAAGAACAGCCCTCAAGCTACGCCGGCGAAGCCAGCCGCCGTCACCGTTGGATACGTGGCGACTGGCAACTTGCCGGCTGGCTGCTGCCGCGCGTGCCCGCTTCCCCCTGCAGGCTCAATAAAACAGAGAAACCAGGGGAGCCACAGGCACAATGCCGGGCCAACCCCTTAAGCGCCTTGTCGAGGTGGAAGCTTTTCGACAACTTGCGGCGCAGCTTGGTCTCGCCGGCGCTGCTGGCCCTGTTGGCCGGCGGCTGGCTGCTGGACCCGGGAGCGGCAGGATTCTGGACCCTGTTGGTTGTGGCGGTCATCATTTTGCCCCCCCTGATCGGAACCGCGATCGAGCTGATCCGTAAGCCTGAAGAACGCGCCGTCCTGGCGCATCTGGCTGTTACCGGAAAATCTGCCGGACGGCCCATTCTGCTCGCCTTACTGACCCTGGTCTTGCTCCCCTACGACACCCTGATTTGTCTGGATGCCATCCTGCGCTCAGGAGTTCGCAGGATGTTCACCCGGCGTGGTTTGCTGCTCTGGCAACTGGCCACCTATGCCCGGCGCAACGCTCGGCGGACGCTGGTCGACTTTTACTGCGAGATGTGGATAGCGCCGCTGCTGGCGATTCTGCTGGCCTTGGTATTATGGCAGTTCCGTCCGCTGGAATGGTTCTTCTGGGCCCCCCTGTTGCTGCTCTGGCTGGTCGCGCCGCTGGTCGGCTGGTGGATCAGCCTGCCGGTAGTCGATCCCGCACCCGATTTGAGCGGGCGCCAACGGGACTTCCTGCGCGCGGCGAGCCGGCGAACCTGGCACTTCTTCGCGCACTTTGTCGGTCCGGCCGATAACTGGCTGCCTCCCGACAATTTCCAGGAATATCCAGCAGCGGCCCTCGCCACGCGGACCTCGCCAACCAACATCGGCATGGCGCTGCTGGCGAATCTGACCGCCTGCGATTTTGGCTATATTGGTGTCGGTGAATGTCTACGGCTGACCGAAAACACCCTGGCGTCCATGGAAAAACTGGAACGCTACCACGGCAATTTCTACAACTGGTACGATACCCGCACCCTCCAACCGCTGCTCCCGCAATATATCTCTTCGGTCGACAGCGGCAACCTGCTCGGCAGTCTGCTCACGCTGCAGGCGGGGCTGGCCGAGTTGCCGGACCGTCCGGTGCTGCCCGACAACGCCTTTCAGGGGCTTCAGGATACCCTGCAGGTGCTGACCGAGCATCTGCCCGCGTCTTCTGCCCCGGATCTTGCGGTTAAAATCAGCTCGCTGCAGAGCAGGTTGCGAACCGGCACCTCCGAGGGGAGGGGGCAGACCCCGGCGGCCGCCGATCAGTTGCTGGATGAGATTTGCCGCCGTGGCGAGGCACTGCTGGTCTGGCTGCCCGCAGAGAGCAGTATCGCTGGTGAACTGTATTCCTGGGTGCAGGCCTTCGTCCGACAGGCACGTACTCTGCGCGATGAGCTTCGCGATCTGGTCGCCGAGCCGCAGCATTTCAGTACGATTCCGACGCTGGCGGAACTGGCCGGCGCTGGAGCCGGCGAAACACCCAACTCGGCACTGGCGTTACAGCGGATCGACACCATCGACAGCTTAATTGCTCGTTGCGGCCGACTGGCGGAGATGGATTTTGCATTTCTCTACGAGAGTTCGCGGGGCCTACTTTGTATCGGTTACGATGTCGGCGAACGCCGTCGTGACCCGGCCTGCTACGACCTTTTGGCATCGGAAGCACGCCTGGCCAGCTTTCTGCTGATCGCCAAGGGGCAGGTACCGCAGACGCACTGGTTCTCCCTCGGCCGCCTGCTGACCAGCCGTGGCGGTGCCATCAGTCTGATTTCCTGGAGCGGCTCGATGTTTGAGTACCTGATGCCGCAGCTGATCATGCCGAGTTACCCCAACACCTTGTTGGAGCAGACCTGCAAGGCTGCGGTGGCCCGCCAGATTGAATACGGCCGGCAACGCGCCGTTCCCTGGGGCATTTCCGAGTCCTGCTATAACGCGACCGACTTGCATCAGGTCTATCAATACCGGGCGTTCGGCGTTCCCGGGCTGGGATTCAAACGCGGCCTGGGCGACGATCTGGTGATCGCTCCCTACGCCAGTGCGCTGGCGCTGACGGTGTTGCCGAAAGACGCCTGCCGCAATCTGCAGACCCTGGCTGAGGGTGGCTTTCTCGGCGATTATGGATTCTACGAAGCGATTGATTACACCCCGTCACGCGTGCCGCGGGGAAAAAAACACGTTACCGTGCGGAGCTTCATGGCGCATCATCAAGGCATGAGCCTGCTTGCCTTCGCCCATGTCCTGCTTAATCAGCCGATGCAGCGCCGTTTCATGTCCGATCCTCTGGTGCGGGCGACGGAGTTGTTGCTGCAGGAACGGGTGCCGAAGAAGGGCGCGACATTGCAACCGCACGCGGCCGAAGTGAACGCTGCCGCGCAACCACCCGCCGAAGAAGCTGGTGGAATCATGCGGGTCTTCAGCAATCCGAATACGCCGCTCCCCGAAGTTCATCTGTTGTCCAACGGCCGCTACCACGTCATGGTGTCGAATTCGGGCGGCGGCTACAGCCGCTGGCGCGACTTGGCCGTCACCCGCTGGCGAGAGGACGTCACCTGTGACTGCTGGGGCTCCTTCATCTATCTGCGTGACCGCGACAGCGGGCACTTCTGGTCAGCCGCCTATCAACCGACATTGCGCAAGGCCGATAACTATGAGGCCATTTTCGTCCAGGGACGCGCGGAATACCGGCGCCGCGATCAGGGGATTGAAGCACACACCGAGATCAGCGTTTCACCTGAAGACGATGTTGAGATCCGCCGGGTCACCCTCACCAACCAGTCATCCCGCACCCGGCATATCGAGGTGACCAGTTACGCGGAGGTCGTGCTGGCCCCGCTCAATGCCGACCTGGCCCACCGCACGTTCAGCAACCTCTTTGTCCAGACCGAAATCCTGCCCGATCAACAGGCGGTCCTCACGACCCGGCGGCGGCGTACCCCGGATGAACAGCCCCCGTGGATGTTCCATCTGTTGGCGGCCCCGGGCGCAATCAGCGACGCACCTTCCTACGAGACGGATCGCAGCAAATTTATCGGCCGGGGGCGCTCTGCGGCCAATCCCCAGGTCATGGACAGCTGGAACAGCCATGCGCCATTGTCGAACACGGCTGGGCCGGTTCTCGATCCCATCGTGGCGATCCGCCGCACCCTCAGCCTGGCACCCGACCAGTCGGCCACAGTGCAGATCATCACCGGCGTCGCGCCCACGCGCGCGGCCGCTTTGGCGTTGCTGGAGGAATACTGCGACCGGCACTTCGTCGAGCGGGCCTTTGAAATGGCCTGGTTCCAAAGTCAGGAGGTGCTGCGCCATCTGGGTATCACCGAAACCGATGCCCAGGTCTATGGCCGACTTGCCGCTTCGGTTGTCTACAGCAACGCCTGGCGCCGTGCAGCCCCCAGTGTGATTGCCCGCAATCAGCTTCGCCAAGCGGGGTTATGGCGTTTTGCTATCTCGGGCGATCTCCCCATCGTGTTACTGCGCATCGGCGACCTGAACCGTATCGATCTGGTCAAACAGGTCCTGCAAGCCCATGCCTATTGGCGAATGAAAGGGTTGTCCGCGGATCTGGTGATCGTCAACGAGGATTTTTCCGGCTACCGGGCGACCCTGCAAGACCAGATCATGGGGCTGATCAACGCAGGGCCAGAAACCCAGGTTATTGATAAGCCGGGCGGGGTCTTCGTGCGGCGTGCCGAAGAACTTTCCGAAGATGAACGAGTCTTGCTCCAAACCGTCGCCCGCATCGTTTACAGCGACACCACAGACATTCTGATCGAACAGGTGGAACGCCGCGTCTCTGATGAACGCGTATCGGACCGGTTGAAACCGGCACGGCAGGCGACAACGGAACAGATCCATCCCCTGCCGGACCGGGAGCGCATTTTTTGTAACGGTCTGGGTGGTTTTACGCCGGACGGGCACGAATATGTCGTCACCCTGGAACCAGGGCAGACCACGCCGGCGCCGTGGGTTAATGTGATCGCCAGCCCCCACATCGGCACGGTCGTCAGCGAGAGCGGCAGCGCCTATACCTGGGTGGAAAATGCTCACGAATTCCGCCTGAGCAGTTGGCACAACGACCCCTTGAGCGACAGCAGCGGCGAGGCGTTTTACCTTCGCGACGAGGAAACGGGTGAGTTCTGGTCGCCGACGCCGTTGCCCGCCCGCGGGCAATCCGGGTATGTGTGCCGGCATGGTTTTGGCTACAGCGTCTTTGAACATGACCAGTCCGGCATCTCCTCGGAAATGTACACCTACGTTGCCATGGATGCGCCTGTGAAGTTTGCGGTGGTCAAACTGCGTAACCAATCGCAACGACCGCGGCGCTTGTCCCTGACCGGGTATTGGGAACTGGTCCTCGGTGAGTGGCGGCACACGAATCTGATGCACATCGTGACCGAGGTGGATCTGGACAGCGGCGCGCTGTTGGCCCGCAATAATTATGGCCGCGAGTGCAACAACCGGGTGGTCTTTGCACAGGTCAGCGAGGGGGCACGCAGAGTGACCGGAAATCGTTCCGAGTTTATCGGCCGCAACGGTTCGCTGGCTCACCCCGCGGCGATGGGCCGCAAGCGGCTATCCAATCGGACCGGTGCGGGGTTCGATCCCTGTGCCGCAATCCAAACCTGGATCGACCTGGCCGAAGGGGAAGAGCGCGAGATCGTATTCGTTTTCGGGGCGGCAGGCGATACCGGCGAAGCGCAGCTGTTTATTCACCGCTTCTGCGCCCCGGCTCGTGCCCGGCAAGCCCTGGAAGGGGTGTGGGAGTACTGGAACCGTACCTTGGGCACAGTGTATGTGGAAACCCCGGATCCGGCTCTGGATCTCCTCACCAACGGCTGGCTGCTCTACCAGACGTTGTCGTGTCGGCTGTGGGGGCGCAGCGGCTATTATCAGTCCGGCGGTGCGTACGGTTTTCGTGATCAATTGCAGGACACCATGGCGCTGCTTCATGCGACCCCGTGGCTGGCCCGCGAACAGATACTGCGCTGCGCCTCGAGGCAATTCCTGCAAGGTGACGTACAGCACTGGTGGCACCCACCGAACGGGCAAGGGGTGCGCACCCGGTTCTCCGACGATTATCTGTGGCTCCCGTATGCCACTTGCCGGTATGTTTTGACAACCGGCGATACCGGTATTCTGGACGAATCGATTCATTTTCTGGAAGGGCGCGAGTTGAATCCGGAAGAGGAGGCCTACTACGACAAACCACAGCGGACTCCCGAAGCGGCAAGCCTCTATGACCATTGCATGCGTGCCATCAAGTATGGTTTACGCTTTGGCGAACATCACTTGCCGCTGATGGGATGCGGCGACTGGAATGACGGCATGAACCTGGTCGGCCGTGAGGGCCGGGGCGAGAGCGTTTGGCTGGCGTGGTTCCTCTACGAAAACCTGCAACTGTTCGCCGATCTGGCACGCGCCCGAGGCGATGAGGCCTTTGCCGAGGTCTGCACGGAACAGGCGTTGCTGCTGCGCACCAACATCGAAGCCCATGCCTGGGACGGGGAATGGTACCGGCGGGCCTATTTCGATGACGGCAGCCCTCTGGGATCGGCCGCCAATGATGAGTGCCGGATCGACTCGATCAGTCAGAGCTGGGCGGTCATCTCCAGGGGCGGCGATCCAGGGCGCGCCCGCCAGGCAATGGCGGCGGTGGATCAGCGCCTGGTTCGCCGCGATGCGCAGCTGATTCAACTGCTCGACCCGCCCTTCGATCAATCAGACCTTGAGCCAGGCTATATCAAGGGATATGTGCCTGGTGTTCGCGAAAATGGCGGCCAATATACCCACGCTGCGATCTGGGCCGCAATGGCCTTTGCCATGCTCGGTGACAGGGAGCGGGCCTGGGAATTATTTGCCATGCTCAACCCGGTTCATCACGGCAGTCAGCCGCAAACGATTGAACGCTACCAGGTTGAACCGTACGTCATGTGCGCGGATATTTACACAGTGCCCCCCCACACCGGCCGAGGCGGTTGGACCTGGTACACCGGGGCGGCAGGCTGGATGTACCGCCTGAGTGTGGAAAGCCTGCTCGGCCTGAACCTGGAGGTGGACCAACTGCATCTGACCCCCTGTATTCCAGATCATTGGTCCTCGTACATAATCCACTATCGTTATCGGGAGACCTTCTACCACATTACCGTCAAGTGCAGCAGCGGAAAGTCACAGAAAATGATCCGGGTCACGCTCGACGGTGTCATGATCAACGAAGGGAGCACCGGCATGATTCCCCTTGTGGATGACCAGCGGGAGCATAACGTTGAGGTTGACTTGAGCTGAAATTTTAACGGCCCAAGGCCAATGCCACCAATCCATCAAATACAACGTTTCCGTTAAATATGACGGCCTTCCCTCTGTTCAGCCGGCTATCAGCTCCGCCTTTACAGGAAATTCCCCACTGGATTCAGTCCCTTGCCGAAGAGTTCAGTTCGCTCATCCTTGGCATGTTCATTGCGAATTATACATTTACCGGGAGGTCCATTGCTCCCCACGGACGTATCATTTTTTAGAAAGGATCAGTGATGGGACAATCTATTGAGACGGCAACAGCGACCAGTTATGACAGGATATTCCGCTTGATCCAACAGAGGATCGCCGACCGCCTGACGCTCCCCATCGAAATTCGTTTATGGGGGAACCATGTCTATCGTTTGGGGACAGGCGATCCGGCCGTCAAGATTCTGGTTGAAGACCGTCGGGGGCTGGCGGCATTGCTGCGTTTGGATGAACTGAAAATTTGCGAAGCTTACCTGTCCGGCAGTCTGGATGTCAAAGGCGACATGCTGGGGTTTGCCAGCTTGCGCGGCCTGTTGAAAGATCGTCATGCTTTGCACGCGCTGTGGCAACGGATCAAGCCGTTATTTGTCGGTCGGGTGCAGACCGACCGAAAGGCGATTGCCGGCCATTACGACTTCAGCAACGAATTTTATCTCAGCTTCATGGATCCGACCCGCTGCTATTCACAAGCGATCTTCGCTGACGACACTGAACCCTTGGAAGCTGCCCAACAGCGTAAACTTGATTTTGCCATCGACGCCTGTCACCTCAAAGCGGGCGATCGGGTGCTGGATGTCGGTGGCGGCTGGGGGAGCTTCACCGAGCGCGCCGGACAGCGGGGAATCCAGGTCACCTCCTTGACGATTTCAAAACAGTCCGAACTCTTTCTGACCGATCTGATCTCGCGGCAGCAACTGCCCTGCCAGGTGCTGAACGAGGATTTCTGGGAACATACAACCGCTGATCCTTACGATGCCATCGTTATTCTCGGGGTGATGGAGCATCTACCCGACTATCCGGCCGTGTTGAAGCATCTGCAGCGGCTGCTGAAACCCGGTGGCCGAGTCTATCTCGATGCCAGCGCTTTTCGTGAAAAATATTCCAAACCCAGCTACGTGTCACGCTACATTTTCCCGGGCGATCATGCCTATTTCTGCCTGCACGCTTTTCTGGGCGGAGTAGCCAAAAGTCCGCTGGAGGTGCTGGCAGTACACAACGACCGGCATAACTACTACCTTACTTGCAAGGCCTGGGCGGAGAATCTGGAAGCTGCCCGGGAGGACGTTGTCAGCCGCTGGGGGGAGAAGCTTTATCGGCGTTTCCGTCTCTATCTCTGGGGCTCGGCCCAGGCATTTCTCAGCCGTTCGATGGATGCCTACCGGGTCGTCCTGGAATATCCGGATGATGGCGCAACACTGACTCATCAGCGGAGGTAAAGGATGAACATATTCAACCGTATTCTCATCGTCAGCAGGATGACTCCAGACTGCCGGACGGCTGTTCACTGTGGTCTTTCCCTCGCTCGGAAGTACCATGCGAAACTTCAGGTGCTCCATCTTGTTTCTAACCCTTTTGATATGAAGGTGATCAATGTGCCGGAGTTGTTTACAGAGGGGGACGTCAAAAACTACCTGAACCTTCAGCAGGAGGCTAAAGAGGAGTTAGACAAGGTGCTCCAAAAAGAAATACGGGATGGGTTCCCGATCAAGGTGATGATCAGTAGTCAAGATCCGGTCGAGGAAATTGTCAAAGTGGTCAAGGTTGAGAAAATCGACCTGATCGTCATGCTGGCCCATGAAGAGGGGCGGATTGAACATACCCTGTTCGGCGGCGAGAAGGATGCAATAACCCGTAGAATGCCCTGCTCAATCCTCTTGGTGAAAAAAGAGCCGGGCCCGGTGAACTGGTAATTGTTTTTTTAATCTCCACGCCGCCGCAATCCCTCTTTTCTTGTGGCCGCGGTAAGGCGTCGGCCTTGAAAAGGTTCCTGCCCCAAAAAGGTTCCTGCCCTTTAGAGGAGGCAGCGATGGCATTAAAAAATCTAGGAATCTGGCAAGGCACATGGGCAGTCGTCACGCAACATTATCATGGCAAACTGATAATTGCTGGCAACTTAAATAGCTCCTAAACGGCAATCTTGTCCTCAAGAAGGAACAGCATGAAGACCCTGAGTACAATTTCTGCCTGTCCATTCCGCTGAAGACAGTTGATTCCGACAAAATCGTGTTTAGCGGCAGAGATAAGCGTGCCGGGGGAGAAAAAAGCTATGTCATTGAAGTTCTGCTGGTTCGCTACAGCCAGCCAACAGGAGCGGGAAACCGTGCGGTCGGCTACTTTCAGCTGGCCGCCGAGCCTGATCGGCCTGAAGGGCAGAAACAGCCGATTGAAGTGACCAAAGAATAGATGTGGTCTGGATAGGATGTTTTTAGGCACATCAACCCATGG
This is a stretch of genomic DNA from uncultured Desulfuromonas sp.. It encodes these proteins:
- a CDS encoding diguanylate cyclase codes for the protein MRILLAEDNFPYRMLLEKILVSWGYSVLVAQNGKEAWQVLQAENAPRLAILDWIMPEMDGVELCRKIRAAQAKPYTYIILLTAQRRDKDLITGLKAGADDFLTKPFKHDELKMRLHAGKRIIELQNELLAVQEALQKKASQDSLTGLWNHAEILEILQRELSRGERNGIAVSVIMADIDNFKGINDTYGHHKGDAVLRSTAERLHSLIRPYDSIGRYGGDEFMIILPECSQERLVDFVDRLHLCFCKEGVEIGAKSIAITISIGGAASDSSGNWDATSLIVAADAALYKAKAAGRNCGKVALVDKAPR
- a CDS encoding DUF3309 family protein — translated: MLGTILIVVIVLLLLGALPAWPHSRQWGYLPSSGLGLILLIFLTLMLMGRI
- a CDS encoding antibiotic biosynthesis monooxygenase, with product MVDVIIKMKVSADKRNEVLTTIKDLLGLIRREKDCVNCHCYLDVEEEDVVIFKQEWTTNEALANHLKSGHFKVLLGAMKLLSIEPEIRINTVVATEGVETIAVQQG
- a CDS encoding BON domain-containing protein yields the protein MFKINRFMAALACLVLIAAFAGCASTSKQESTGQYIDNSVITTKVKAAIFNEPTLKSMQINVESFKGEVQLSGFVNSVQNVKKAGEVAGVVEGVTSVKNNLIVK